One Labrus mixtus chromosome 22, fLabMix1.1, whole genome shotgun sequence genomic window carries:
- the LOC132956295 gene encoding NXPE family member 3-like produces the protein MWLKGFISNHVNMKLLKTCVILLLLTVLFFVLRNMDLLQLNYKENSAIINKKVTYTQPSAPHTAPPTAPPTAPHTAPPTAPPTAPHTAPPTAPPVPDNFCTIKPLSSAEAEEERLILDSIAWPETPPLPVPFSLSQTSNAAHSTFIILPGGVGDERHVGDQLEVMIKMYDFQGNPKKSGGDAIVARLHNRALEAGVAGRVVDHLNGSYSAVFPLLWEGSAQVEVTLVHSSEAITVLRRLNREQPDRTILKSLFRSGSISETTICNICLRQTNQPQCNYTDLRTGDPWFCYKPKELSCDTRMYHINGGLGIKLKVNEANLFKSNVNMQVFIQASGPANVTVLPQRKEQPMDSLGNGMSGLSGYYYQGVWRSLGGTKVHQFNNSSAISQCLKGKVVHLYGDSTVRQWFDYLDASLPDAKEINLNNPKKVGTFMIWDNAKNILVKFNLHGPPLSISVLIPTSELRYIANEIDDVVGGSNTVVIFGIWAHLTPFPMQFYIRRLYGIRRAVIRLLNRAPDTLVVIRTPHLRGDACPLKRGCHSSAQAE, from the exons ATGTGGCTAAAAGGTTTTATAAGTAACCATGTCAACATGAAACTTCTGAAGACCTGTGTCATCCTTCTCCTTCTGactgtgttgttctttgtaCTAAGAAACAtggacctgctgcag CTAAATTATAAAGAAAACTCTGCCATCATCAACAAGAAAGTGACCTATACTCAGCCCAGTGCTCCCCACACTGCTCCTCCCACTGCTCCTCCCACTGCTCCCCACACTGCTCCTCCCACTGCTCCTCCCACTGCTCCCCACACTGCTCCTCCCACTGCTCCTCCAGTGCCTGACAACTTCTGCACCATCAAGCCACTGTCTTCTGCAGAAGCTGAGGAGGAACGTCTCATATTGGACTCCATTGCTTGGCCTGAAACTCCTCCTCTGCCAGTTCCTTTTTCATTGAGTCAGACAAGTAATGCCGCCCACAGCACCTTCATCATTCTCCCAGGGGGGGTTGGAGACGAGCGGCATGTAGGAGACCAGCTGGAAGTTATGATAAAAATGTACGACTTCCAAGGTAACCCCAAGAAGTCTGGAGGAGATGCAATTGTTGCCCGGTTGCACAACAGGGCACTTGAAGCAGGTGTGGCTGGACGAGTGGTGGATCACCTTAATGGCTCCTACTCTGCTGTATTCCCTTTACTCTGGGAAGGAAGTGCACAGGTTGAG gTGACGCTTGTCCACTCAAGCGAGGCTATCACAGTCCTCCGTAGGCTAAACAGAGAACAGCCTGATAGGACTATCTTAAAGAGCCTCTTCCGCTCAGGTTCAATCTCTGAAACTACCATCTGTAATATTTGTCTACGTCAAACCAACCAGCCACAGTGCAACTACACTGACCTCCGTACTGGTGACCCGTGGTTCTGCTACAAGCCAAAGGAACTGAGCTGTGATACCAGGATGTACCACATAAACGGAGGATTGGGTATAAAACTCAAGGTTAATGAGGCGAACCTTTTCAAAAG CAATGTCAACATGCAAGTCTTCATTCAGGCTTCAGGACCGGCCAATGTTACTGTGCTGCCTCAAAGGAAAG AGCAACCCATGGATAGTCTAGGCAATGGGATGTCTGGACTCTCTGGGTATTACTACCAGGGTGTGTGGCGATCACTAGGTGGCACCAAAGTCCACCAATTCAACaactcctctgccatcagtcagTGTCTGAAAGGAAAGGTGGTCCACCTGTATGGAGACTCCACCGTCAGGCAGTGGTTTGATTACCTTGATGCTTCACTTCCAG ATGCTAAAGAGATAAACCTGAATAATCCAAAGAAAGTAGGAACTTTCATGATATGGGACAATGCAAAAAACATCTTGGTGAAGTTCAACTTACACGGTCCTCCTCTTAGTATTTCCGTCCTTATCCCAACCAGTGAGCTGCGTTACATTGCCAATGAAATAGATGATGTAGTTGGTGGCTCCAACACAGTTGTAATTTTTGGTATCTGGGCCCACCTCACTCCTTTCCCAATGCAATTCTACATCAGAAGGCTTTACGGTATCCGCAGGGCGGTGATTCGTCTGTTAAACAGGGCTCCAGACACGCTGGTGGTCATCAGGACTCCACACCTCAGAG GTGACGCTTGTCCACTCAAGCGAGGCTGTCACAGTTCTGCACAGGCTGAATAG